The Streptomyces sp. NBC_01463 DNA window CCCCGGTGTCGGTGCGCAGACGGCCGACCAGACGCTGGCCGCCGCGGGCCGGATCGCGGACGCGGTGCGGGACACGGTCGCGCTGCGGATAGACGTCGACGCCCCTGACGACGCCACGACCGCCCTGGTCACCGCGTTGTACCGGCTGGTCGAGGCCGGGCCGGACGTGCGGCGGGCGGTGGACGGGGCCCGCCGGCTCGCCGAGGTTCTCGAGCCGCTGCTGGCCGCGGCCGGTCCGGCGCGGGGCCGGCTGCGGATGGTCTTCGCCCGGCGGCAGGTCAGGGCCCGGGCGCTGGAGGCCCTCGCCGCCGTGCGGGCCGCTGTGGCGGACGCCGTGGAGCGCGAACTCCCCCTGCTGTTCGGGCAGGTGTCGGTGGACCTGCTGCGGGATCCGGGGTCCGACGTCGCGGCCTGGGTCGACTTCGAGCTGCGGTCGGCGGAGTACTACAGCCTGCTGGCGGAGATGTCAGGCAGCGGTCCCGACCGGGACGCGGCCGAGGGGTTCCTGCCGTCGGGGATCGCCGACCGGGTCCGTGGACTGCGGCTGGACGACGCCCGGCTGCGGGTCTCGCTGCGCGGGTACCAGTCGTTCGGCGCGCGCTTCGCGCTCGCCCAGAAGCGCGTGATCCTCGGCGACGAGATGGGGCTCGGCAAGACCGTGCAGGCCATCGCCGCCCTCGCCCATCTCGCGGCGCGCGGGGAGACGCACTTCCTGGTGGTGTGCCCGGCCAGTGTGCTGATCAACTGGACGCGGGAGATCCGCGCCCGCTCCACCCTGCGCGCCCTGCCGGTGCACGGACCGGAGCGGCAGGAGGCGTTCGCCGAGTGGCGCGAGAGCGGCGGGGTCGCACTCACCACCTTCGACGCCCTGCACAGCCTGCCGCCCGCGGCCGACAGCGGCGTACGGCCCGGCATGCTCGTGGTCGACGAGGCGCACTACGTCAAGAATCCGGTCACCCGCCGCTCCCGCGCGGTCTCGGGGTGGTCGGAGCGGACCGAGCGGGTGCTCTTCCTGACCGGCACCCCGATGGAGAACCGGGTGGAGGAGTTCCGCAGCCTCGTCCGGCACCTCCAGCCCGCACTGGCGCCGGCCATCAGCACCACGCACGGCGTGGCCGGTTCGCAGGCGTTCCGCCGGGCCGTCGCCCCCGCCTATCTGCGCCGCAACCAGCAGGACGTGCTCAGCGAACTCCCCGCACTGGTACAGGTCGACGAGTGGGAGGAGTTCAGCGAGGCCGATCTCCGGGCCTACCGCGAGGCGGTGGGCGCCGGGCACTTCATGCGGATGCGCCGGGCTGCGTACGCCCACCCGGCGACGTCCGCCAAGCTGAACCGGCTGCGGGAACTGGTCGCGGAGGCGGCCGGGAACGGGCTGAAGGTCGTCGTCTTCTCCTACTTCCGCGACGTGCTGGAGACGGTCCGGGCGGCCCTGGGGGACGAGGTGTTCGGCCCGCTCTCCGGGAGCGTCCCGGCGGCCCGGCGACAGGAGTTGATCGACGGCTTCTCCGCGGCGGACGGCCATGCGGTCCTGCTGAGCCAGATCCAGGCCGGCGGGGTCGGGCTGAACATGCAGGCCGCGTCCGTCGTCATCCTGTGCGAGCCGCAGATCAAGCCGACGATGGAGCACCAGGCCGTGGCCCGCGCGCACCGGATGGGACAGATACGCACGGTCCAGGTGCACCGGCTCCTCGCGGCGGACAGCGTCGACCAGCGAATGCTGGACATCCTGGCCCGCAAGGAGCGGCTGTTCGACGCGTACGCACGGCGCAGCGACGTCGCCGAGACGACGCCGGACGCCGTGGACGTGTCGGACGGATCGCTGGCCCGCCGCATCGTCGAGGAGGAACAGCAGCGCCTGGCCGCTCGCTCCTCCGTCGCGGCCGGGGCAGAGGAGCCGGCGGCGGACGCGGCGGGTCAGTGACCCTCGTGCGCCGAAGCCGCCCCGGAGGCCTTCGCCTTCGGGGGTGATGCCATGGTGTGCCCCTCGTGCCCCGGGACCGTCCCGTCCGCCTTGGCGACGAGCAGCATTCCGGCCATGCCCATGTCGGAGTGGCTCTGCACATGGCAGTGGTACATCCAGGCACCGGCGCCCACGTGTTCGCCCGCGATGACCTGGAAGCCGAAGGAGTCGGCGGGGCCGACGATCTTCGTGTCGATGACGCGGCTGGGGTCGTCGGGCCCGGTCAGCAGGCCCGTGCGGTTGTCCGCCCAGCGGTGACCGTGGACGTGGAACGTGTGGTAGTACTCGCCGTGCGTGATCATGACGACCTCGAGCCGGTCCCCCACGGTGGCCTCGAAGTCCGGGCTCTGGTCGGCCGGCTTGTTGTTGATGGTCATGTCGTTGAAGACGATGGTGATCGTCTTGTCGGGCAGGATGTCGCCCTTGCGCCGGACGATCACCGGCCCGTACAGCCCCTTGCGGATGCCGCCGGTGCCGTGGTCCGTGCCGACGACGTGGTCGTGGTAGTGCCAGTAGCCCGCACTGCCCGGCTGCCAGGTGCCGTCCTTGCGCCGGCCCGGGGCGTGGGTGCGCCAGGTGTACGTGCGTGTCTCGCCCGGCTCGACGATGCTCTTGTTCATCCGGGTG harbors:
- a CDS encoding DEAD/DEAH box helicase: MTEAGSTEGGAPTGRAARELLARADTLLDAARGVLADHTRAVTAVRTALDPLLDSLVRADLSSIPVSRLKDVTEGRLRLGAVEQAGFTTVGQVYGANRYELRQIPGVGAQTADQTLAAAGRIADAVRDTVALRIDVDAPDDATTALVTALYRLVEAGPDVRRAVDGARRLAEVLEPLLAAAGPARGRLRMVFARRQVRARALEALAAVRAAVADAVERELPLLFGQVSVDLLRDPGSDVAAWVDFELRSAEYYSLLAEMSGSGPDRDAAEGFLPSGIADRVRGLRLDDARLRVSLRGYQSFGARFALAQKRVILGDEMGLGKTVQAIAALAHLAARGETHFLVVCPASVLINWTREIRARSTLRALPVHGPERQEAFAEWRESGGVALTTFDALHSLPPAADSGVRPGMLVVDEAHYVKNPVTRRSRAVSGWSERTERVLFLTGTPMENRVEEFRSLVRHLQPALAPAISTTHGVAGSQAFRRAVAPAYLRRNQQDVLSELPALVQVDEWEEFSEADLRAYREAVGAGHFMRMRRAAYAHPATSAKLNRLRELVAEAAGNGLKVVVFSYFRDVLETVRAALGDEVFGPLSGSVPAARRQELIDGFSAADGHAVLLSQIQAGGVGLNMQAASVVILCEPQIKPTMEHQAVARAHRMGQIRTVQVHRLLAADSVDQRMLDILARKERLFDAYARRSDVAETTPDAVDVSDGSLARRIVEEEQQRLAARSSVAAGAEEPAADAAGQ
- a CDS encoding multicopper oxidase domain-containing protein, with product MDRRSFNRRILMGGGVAAATGVTSLSLGAIEATSAENPPRTAPAGGEVRHLKLYAEKLADGSMGYGFEKGKASVPGPLIEINEGDTLHIEFENTMDVAASLHAHGVDYDIASDGTRMNKSIVEPGETRTYTWRTHAPGRRKDGTWQPGSAGYWHYHDHVVGTDHGTGGIRKGLYGPVIVRRKGDILPDKTITIVFNDMTINNKPADQSPDFEATVGDRLEVVMITHGEYYHTFHVHGHRWADNRTGLLTGPDDPSRVIDTKIVGPADSFGFQVIAGEHVGAGAWMYHCHVQSHSDMGMAGMLLVAKADGTVPGHEGHTMASPPKAKASGAASAHEGH